The following are from one region of the Coffea eugenioides isolate CCC68of chromosome 2, Ceug_1.0, whole genome shotgun sequence genome:
- the LOC113763427 gene encoding putative transferase At1g60990, chloroplastic isoform X2 has protein sequence MSWITGTAPASATSAPVNLFPPSSSSAPARYSVLPPHYTRLYYPTSTSYRFTRRSRQPLLSYTLSSLPSLPHLKDAFRALPFHLSPPPIDHDHSFDTVTNADDRISIEAFHSDDEALDAAEKGAVVVDLSHYGRIRVGGEDRIQFLHNQSTANFECLSEGQGCDTVFVTPTARTIDIALAWIMKNAITLVVSPVTCESISKMLEKYIFISDKVEIQDITKQTCMFALVGPASNQIMERLGLIDLIGQPYGSHKHYSVNGKPVTVAVGNVISEEGFSFLMSSDSAGTVWKALVAQGAITMGSGAWETFRILQGRPAPGKELTDEFNVLEAHLWNGVSLNKGCYKGQETISRLVTYDGVKQRLWGIRLSSLVEVGSAVTVDGKKVGKLTSITAGKRASEPFGLGYIKRKAASKGDTVIVGGNVVGTVVEVPFLAQQRVLSKT, from the exons ATGTCTTGGATTACGGGTACCGCTCCCGCTTCTGCAACTTCAGCTCCGGTCAACTTGtttcctccttcttcttcttctgcacCTGCACGGTACTCCGTCCTTCCGCCGCACTATACACGGCTGTACTACCCTACTAGTACTAGTTATAGATTCACCCGCCGGAGCCGGCAACCTTTGCTCTCTTATACGTTGTCATCGCTTCCCTCTCTACCCCACCTAAAGGATGCCTTTCGAGCTTTGCCATTCCATCTTTCCCCGCCTCCTATCGACCACGACCACAGCTTC GACACCGTGACAAATGCAGATGATAGAATTAGTATTGAGGCGTTTCATAGTGATGATGAGGCACTGGATGCAGCTGAAAAGGGCGCCGTT GTAGTGGATCTATCACATTATGGTCGCATAAGAG TTGGCGGAGAAGACcgaattcaatttcttcacaacCAAAGCACTGCAAATTTTGAATGTCTTAGTGAAGGCCAG GGATGCGACACTGTTTTTGTGACACCAACAGCTAGGACAATTGATATTGCGCTTGCATGGATCATG aaaaatgcaattacaTTGGTGGTCTCTCCCGTGACCTGTGAAAGCATATCTAAAATGCTTGAGAA GTACATTTTTATTTCTGATAAAGTAGAAATTCAAGACATCACCAAGCAAACATGCATGTTTGCATTAGTTGGACCTGCAAGCAACCAA ATAATGGAGAGATTGGGCCTTATCGACCTTATTGGACAGCCTTATGGCTCACATAAACATTACAGT GTAAATGGGAAGCCTGTAACTGTAGCTGTGGGAAATGTTATTTCTGAGGAAGGTTTTTCATTCTTGATGTCATCAGATAGTGCTGGAACGGTATGGAAAGCTCTTGTTGCCCAAGGTGCAATCACAATGGGTTCTGGCGCATGGGAAACATTTAGGATTCTTCAAG GAAGGCCAGCTCCTGGTAAAGAGCTTACAGATGAATTTAATGTTCTGGAGGCTCATCTGTGGAATGGAGTTTCTTTGAACAAAG GGTGTTATAAGGGACAAGAAACAATTTCTAGACTTGTAACATATGATGGTGTCAAGCAGAGGTTGTGGGGTATCAGGTTATCATCACTTGTGGAAGTGGGCAGTGCTGTTACAGTTGATGGGAAAAAG GTTGGCAAGTTGACGAGCATCACAGCAGGTAAAAGAGCTTCTGAGCCTTTTGGATTAGGCTATATCAAGAGGAAAGCTGCATCGAAGGGAGACACTGTAATTGTTGGAGGCAATGTTGTTGGGACAGTGGTGGAAGTGCCTTTTCTTGCTCAACAGCGTGTGCTATCAAAGACTTGA
- the LOC113763427 gene encoding putative transferase At1g60990, chloroplastic isoform X1, with the protein MSWITGTAPASATSAPVNLFPPSSSSAPARYSVLPPHYTRLYYPTSTSYRFTRRSRQPLLSYTLSSLPSLPHLKDAFRALPFHLSPPPIDHDHSFFTQDTVTNADDRISIEAFHSDDEALDAAEKGAVVVDLSHYGRIRVGGEDRIQFLHNQSTANFECLSEGQGCDTVFVTPTARTIDIALAWIMKNAITLVVSPVTCESISKMLEKYIFISDKVEIQDITKQTCMFALVGPASNQIMERLGLIDLIGQPYGSHKHYSVNGKPVTVAVGNVISEEGFSFLMSSDSAGTVWKALVAQGAITMGSGAWETFRILQGRPAPGKELTDEFNVLEAHLWNGVSLNKGCYKGQETISRLVTYDGVKQRLWGIRLSSLVEVGSAVTVDGKKVGKLTSITAGKRASEPFGLGYIKRKAASKGDTVIVGGNVVGTVVEVPFLAQQRVLSKT; encoded by the exons ATGTCTTGGATTACGGGTACCGCTCCCGCTTCTGCAACTTCAGCTCCGGTCAACTTGtttcctccttcttcttcttctgcacCTGCACGGTACTCCGTCCTTCCGCCGCACTATACACGGCTGTACTACCCTACTAGTACTAGTTATAGATTCACCCGCCGGAGCCGGCAACCTTTGCTCTCTTATACGTTGTCATCGCTTCCCTCTCTACCCCACCTAAAGGATGCCTTTCGAGCTTTGCCATTCCATCTTTCCCCGCCTCCTATCGACCACGACCACAGCTTC TTTACCCAGGACACCGTGACAAATGCAGATGATAGAATTAGTATTGAGGCGTTTCATAGTGATGATGAGGCACTGGATGCAGCTGAAAAGGGCGCCGTT GTAGTGGATCTATCACATTATGGTCGCATAAGAG TTGGCGGAGAAGACcgaattcaatttcttcacaacCAAAGCACTGCAAATTTTGAATGTCTTAGTGAAGGCCAG GGATGCGACACTGTTTTTGTGACACCAACAGCTAGGACAATTGATATTGCGCTTGCATGGATCATG aaaaatgcaattacaTTGGTGGTCTCTCCCGTGACCTGTGAAAGCATATCTAAAATGCTTGAGAA GTACATTTTTATTTCTGATAAAGTAGAAATTCAAGACATCACCAAGCAAACATGCATGTTTGCATTAGTTGGACCTGCAAGCAACCAA ATAATGGAGAGATTGGGCCTTATCGACCTTATTGGACAGCCTTATGGCTCACATAAACATTACAGT GTAAATGGGAAGCCTGTAACTGTAGCTGTGGGAAATGTTATTTCTGAGGAAGGTTTTTCATTCTTGATGTCATCAGATAGTGCTGGAACGGTATGGAAAGCTCTTGTTGCCCAAGGTGCAATCACAATGGGTTCTGGCGCATGGGAAACATTTAGGATTCTTCAAG GAAGGCCAGCTCCTGGTAAAGAGCTTACAGATGAATTTAATGTTCTGGAGGCTCATCTGTGGAATGGAGTTTCTTTGAACAAAG GGTGTTATAAGGGACAAGAAACAATTTCTAGACTTGTAACATATGATGGTGTCAAGCAGAGGTTGTGGGGTATCAGGTTATCATCACTTGTGGAAGTGGGCAGTGCTGTTACAGTTGATGGGAAAAAG GTTGGCAAGTTGACGAGCATCACAGCAGGTAAAAGAGCTTCTGAGCCTTTTGGATTAGGCTATATCAAGAGGAAAGCTGCATCGAAGGGAGACACTGTAATTGTTGGAGGCAATGTTGTTGGGACAGTGGTGGAAGTGCCTTTTCTTGCTCAACAGCGTGTGCTATCAAAGACTTGA
- the LOC113760613 gene encoding probable receptor-like protein kinase At1g11050 produces MMLHIVIIVSVSINLIVDTNLVSVSGSCPINLSYVLTVPWDSSACQNHRQNTKTNGHETRDGSSSASSICCQTLTSLYGIGLAQNLKQTNHFRLPDLNTSISCLSDFQSKLDSLSLPSHLTSMCFEPVHFVKGTNLCANIHTKQDWLDVVGPSTSLDPACWPDVSDLTFCDACVQAGFKVHSQLLAVDRNSSHARGCFYYTVLYAAGIVNQLGPESLGAVSCIFGLPMSSNRRSDSNSMGKLALVSGAAAAGSTIAVICILVVFYTFWKSRRKRKRYPEDEKALEADHDVDDDDDDDDGSWRNWSPMAGSLWFKIKELEEATDYFSPKNFIGRGQFGIVYKGILRDGTVVAVKKITDPEFEGDAEFLNEVEIIGNLRHRNLVSLRGCCVSKRNQSHRYLVYDYMPNGNLNDHLFSSRERHKRIRRKPLTWPQRKNIILDVAKALAYLHYGVKPSIYHRDIKATNILLDAHMRARVADFGLARQGRDSGSHLTTRVAGTHGYLAPEYALYGQLTDKSDVYSFGIVVLEIMTGKKALDLSSSADSRDIFFIADWVWSLVKVGKMEEVLDPSLLRNAESTSRNPMGVMERFLMVGILCSHLMVALRPNILDALKMLEGDIEVPAVSDRPSYTDRSTLYSVYTSGRHQIKQSVS; encoded by the coding sequence ATGATGCTTCATATTGTGATCATAGTTTCAGTGTCAATAAATCTCATTGTTGACACAAATCTAGTCTCAGTCTCAGGTTCCTGTCCCATAAACCTGAGTTATGTTCTAACTGTACCCTGGGATTCATCTGCCTGCCAGAATCACCGGCAGAACACCAAAACAAATGGTCATGAGACTCGTGACGGCAGCAGTTCTGCTTCTAGCATATGCTGCCAGACGCTAACCAGCCTCTACGGCATTGGCCTTGCTCAAAACCTGAAACAGACCAATCATTTCAGACTTCCAGACCTTAACACTTCCATTTCTTGTTTATCGGATTTCCAATCGAAGCTCGATTCCCTCTCCTTACCATCCCATCTGACATCAATGTGTTTTGAACCTGTGCATTTTGTAAAGGGTACTAATCTGTGTGCCAATATCCATACCAAGCAAGACTGGCTGGATGTGGTCGGCCCGTCTACCTCCCTGGACCCTGCCTGCTGGCCAGACGTATCTGATCTGACTTTCTGTGATGCCTGTGTGCAAGCTGGTTTTAAGGTTCATTCTCAACTGCTGGCCGTTGACCGCAATAGTTCTCATGCCAGAGGTTGCTTTTACTACACCGTTCTATATGCTGCAGGTATCGTGAATCAGTTAGGCCCCGAGAGCTTAGGTGCAGTCTCGTGTATCTTTGGACTGCCCATGTCCTCGAATAGGAGATCTGATTCTAACAGTATGGGGAAATTAGCTCTCGTTTCTGGGGCTGCTGCAGCTGGTTCTACTATTGCTGTCATTTGTATTTTAGTGGTTTTTTACACTTTCTGGAAAAGTaggagaaaaaggaagagaTATCCAGAAGACGAAAAGGCTTTGGAGGCTGACCATGatgttgatgatgatgatgatgatgatgatggctCATGGCGAAATTGGAGCCCTATGGCTGGATCTTTATGGTTCAAGATTAAAGAACTTGAGGAGGCAACTGATTATTTCTCGCCGAAGAACTTCATTGGGAGAGGTCAATTTGGAATTGTGTACAAGGGAATTTTGAGGGATGGAACTGTGGTTGCTGTCAAGAAAATCACCGACCCCGAATTTGAAGGGGATGCTGAGTTTTTAAATGAAGTTGAAATCATCGGCAATTTGAGGCATCGAAATCTAGTGTCACTAAGAGGATGTTGCGTCTCAAAAAGAAATCAGAGCCATAGATACTTGGTTTATGATTATATGCCGAATGGAAATCTAAACGATCATTTGTTCTCTTCTCGAGAGCGTCATAAAAGGATTCGCAGAAAGCCCTTAACTTGGCCTCAGAGGAAGAACATAATCTTGGATGTTGCCAAGGCTCTAGCTTATCTTCATTATGGGGTAAAGCCCTCGATTTATCACAGAGATATCAAGGCCACAAACATATTATTAGATGCACATATGAGAGCACGAGTTGCAGATTTTGGGCTAGCAAGACAAGGTAGAGACAGTGGATCTCATCTTACAACCAGAGTGGCAGGAACTCATGGATATCTAGCTCCTGAATACGCACTTTACGGGCAATTGACTGATAAGAGTGATGTTTATAGCTTTGGAATCGTGGTTCTGGAAATCATGACCGGGAAAAAAGCTCTGGACCTGTCATCCTCTGCTGATTCTCGCGACATATTCTTTATCGCAGATTGGGTTTGGTCACTTGTTAAAGTTGGGAAGATGGAGGAAGTTCTTGATCCTTCACTGCTGAGAAATGCAGAGTCAACAAGCAGAAATCCTATGGGGGTAATGGAGAGATTTTTGATGGTGGGAATTCTGTGTTCTCATCTCATGGTGGCTTTAAGGCCTAACATTTTGGATGCCCTGAAAATGCTTGAAGGAGACATTGAGGTCCCTGCAGTATCAGATAGGCCAAGTTATACTGATAGAAGTACCTTATACTCTGTATATACATCCGGTAGGCATCAGATAAAACAATCTGTTTCATAG